One window of Ostrinia nubilalis chromosome W unlocalized genomic scaffold, ilOstNubi1.1 SUPER_W_unloc_1, whole genome shotgun sequence genomic DNA carries:
- the LOC135087363 gene encoding putative nuclease HARBI1: MNAINAIVHLANNADPARRRKLYRQRSNPFDLRDLNFKIKYRFNKDTVRTIIDLVEDDLVQSARGGGTCPELQVLVAIRCWGRREVQDDAGDLHGLSQPTVSRICARVAHAIANKANSFIKMPITIGEQERISAKFRAIKNFPGVIGAIDCTHIKIKKTGGDMAQYYINRKGYYSLNVQVVCDADLKIMDIVARWRGSTHDSRIFMESNIKQRFEDRQFRGRLIGDSGYPLLPYLFTPILRPSRPEEEAYNNAHISTRNTVERCFGVWKQRFQCLLHGLPVSLQNGKAVIIALAVLHNIAIDMNDTLLEQHMEQVPETPQLSTENSVHDNRPSLLRRRSQLILQNFINQHF, from the exons atgaatgctataaatgcaattgtgcatttagccaataatgccgacccagcgcgacgtagaaagctctaccgccaacgaagcaacccattcgatttgcgggacctaaattttaaaataaaatataggttcaataaggacacagtgcgcaccatcatagatttggtggaagatgatctggttcagagcgctagaggtggtggcacgtgtcctgaactgcaagttttagtggccataagatgttggggacgtcgtgag gtacaagatgatgctggtgacctccatggcctaagtcagccgacagtgagccggatatgcgccagagtcgcgcatgcaatcgcgaataaggcaaattccttcatcaaaatgcctatcactataggagagcaggaaagaattagtgccaaatttagagcaattaaaaattttcctggggtgataggagccatagattgcacccacattaaaattaaaaaaaccggaggtgacatggcccagtactatattaatagaaaaggctattattccctgaatgttcag gttgtctgtgatgctgacctcaaaataatggatatagtggctagatggcgaggcagtacacatgacagtcgaatttttatggagagcaatataaaacaacgatttgaggataggcagtttagaggacgccttattggcgattcgggctaccctcttctgccatatctatttacacctattttaaggcctagtcgtccagaagaagaagcatacaataatgctcacatctcaactaggaacactgttgaaaggtgttttggggtgtggaagcagcggttccaatgcctactccatggcttaccagtaagcctccaaaatggaaaagctgtgatcatagcattggctgtattacataatatagccattgatatgaatgacacattgttag aacaacatatggagcaggtccctgaaactccgcaactttcgacggagaacagtgttcacgacaaccgaccttcattgttgaggcgtaggtcgcagttgatactacaaaattttataaatcaacatttttga